One Fusobacterium ulcerans DNA segment encodes these proteins:
- the ispD gene encoding 2-C-methyl-D-erythritol 4-phosphate cytidylyltransferase, with product MYSSDSEIKKKKITLILAAAGIGKRMGLDYPKQFFEHNGKPLFIFPLETAENSSLIDEIIIVTNENNIDLVKKQCNKYNIKKVRKILAGGKERQDSIYNALKEDEGSTYILVQDGVRPFMKEKYIKMTCEALDNDKTLAGAVIGVPVKDTIKVVGIDGEILATPNRAGLVAVHTPQTFRGDILKEAYKKAEAEKFLGTDDSSLVERAGEKVKIITGDYDNIKITTLEDLLSLK from the coding sequence ATGTACAGTAGTGACTCTGAAATAAAAAAGAAGAAAATAACGCTAATATTGGCAGCAGCTGGAATAGGAAAAAGAATGGGGCTGGATTATCCAAAACAGTTCTTTGAGCATAATGGGAAGCCTCTGTTTATTTTTCCCTTAGAGACAGCAGAAAATTCTTCTTTGATAGATGAAATAATTATTGTAACTAATGAAAATAATATTGACTTAGTGAAAAAACAATGTAATAAATATAATATAAAAAAAGTTAGGAAAATTCTTGCAGGAGGAAAAGAGAGACAAGACTCTATTTATAACGCTCTGAAAGAAGATGAGGGGAGCACATACATACTAGTACAGGATGGAGTGAGACCTTTTATGAAGGAAAAATATATAAAAATGACTTGTGAAGCGCTGGATAATGATAAAACTCTTGCTGGAGCAGTGATAGGAGTACCTGTAAAGGATACTATAAAAGTAGTGGGAATAGATGGAGAAATACTTGCTACTCCAAACAGAGCAGGGCTTGTAGCTGTTCATACACCTCAGACATTCAGAGGAGATATATTAAAGGAAGCGTATAAAAAAGCAGAGGCAGAAAAATTTCTTGGAACAGATGATTCTTCTCTTGTAGAAAGAGCAGGAGAAAAGGTAAAAATAATTACAGGAGATTATGATAATATAAAGATAACTACATTAGAAGATTTGTTATCTCTTAAATAG
- a CDS encoding nitrilase-related carbon-nitrogen hydrolase has product MNIRIEQMKPVLGSTEQNLLKMVESIEKGIEAGDDIIVFPELALNGYMLEDIVFETAMRDVPEILLEKSKEISIIFGMAELGEEEYPYNTAYYLEDEKVIHKHRKVYLPDYGMFSEGRYFAAGEKIRAFDTKFGRMGMLICEDAWHQSAHYILAQDGAKYIFSIANAPAKLGVNKASVSATWKALLKSSSISNGVFNIMTNRTGVEDGITFFGNSVVIDPTGEVVKEAGYFNEETLCCCINPCCIRRARTSAPVFKAEKLDLTIRELKRIQKNRFE; this is encoded by the coding sequence ATGAATATTCGTATAGAACAAATGAAGCCTGTATTAGGAAGTACAGAGCAGAACTTATTGAAAATGGTAGAGTCAATAGAAAAGGGAATAGAAGCTGGAGATGATATCATAGTATTTCCTGAACTGGCATTAAATGGATATATGCTGGAAGATATAGTCTTTGAAACAGCTATGAGAGATGTTCCAGAAATACTGTTGGAGAAAAGTAAAGAGATAAGTATAATATTTGGTATGGCAGAGTTGGGAGAAGAGGAATATCCATATAATACAGCTTATTATCTGGAAGATGAAAAAGTTATACACAAACATAGAAAAGTTTATCTTCCTGACTATGGTATGTTTTCTGAAGGAAGATATTTTGCAGCTGGAGAAAAAATAAGGGCATTTGATACAAAGTTTGGAAGAATGGGAATGCTTATATGCGAAGATGCATGGCATCAGTCAGCTCACTACATTCTTGCACAAGATGGAGCTAAGTATATATTCTCAATAGCTAATGCACCAGCAAAGCTTGGAGTAAATAAAGCTTCTGTATCAGCTACATGGAAAGCTTTGTTAAAGAGCAGTTCCATATCTAATGGGGTATTTAATATAATGACAAATAGAACAGGAGTAGAAGATGGGATAACATTCTTTGGAAATTCTGTTGTAATAGATCCTACTGGAGAGGTTGTAAAAGAAGCAGGGTATTTTAATGAGGAAACTTTATGTTGCTGTATTAATCCATGCTGTATAAGGAGAGCAAGAACAAGTGCTCCAGTATTCAAAGCTGAAAAACTTGATCTGACTATTAGAGAGTTAAAAAGAATACAAAAAAATAGATTTGAGTAA
- the cysS gene encoding cysteine--tRNA ligase yields the protein MIKIYNTLSGKVDEFKPVREGEVSMYVCGPTVYNYIHIGNARPAIFFDTVRRYFEYRGYKVKYVQNFTDVDDKMIRRANEEGVSLKDIAEKYIKAYFEDTSKVNLKEAGMIRPKATEHIGDMIEIIQNLIEKGYAYEAEGDVYFNVEKYKDGYGALSKQNVDDLKSGARIEVADIKKSPVDFALWKAAKEGEPSWESPWGKGRPGWHIECSAMSHRYLGDTFDIHGGGQDLIFPHHENEIAQSKCSCGGEFARYWMHNGYININGEKMSKSGTFMLLRQVLDQFEGRVIRLFILGAHYRKPMDFSNYELNQAKSSLERIENALLRAKDALAADTKEDGADCAELAEVLKSSSEKFVTAMDDDFNTAQGLGAIFELIKELNKALEEDKLSAKGKETVKETVDYVVNIMQEVLGVILKLDNEVGNLTSELVEFILELRREARADKNWAMSDKIRDRLAEIGIKIKDGKDTTTWSM from the coding sequence ATGATAAAGATATATAACACGCTTAGTGGAAAAGTTGATGAATTCAAACCTGTAAGAGAAGGGGAAGTGTCAATGTATGTCTGCGGGCCTACAGTATATAACTATATTCATATTGGAAATGCCAGACCAGCTATTTTCTTTGATACAGTAAGAAGATATTTTGAATATAGAGGATACAAAGTAAAGTATGTACAAAACTTTACTGACGTAGATGATAAAATGATAAGAAGAGCTAATGAAGAGGGAGTTTCTCTTAAAGATATAGCTGAAAAATATATAAAAGCATATTTTGAGGATACTTCAAAAGTAAACCTTAAAGAAGCTGGAATGATAAGACCTAAAGCGACTGAACATATTGGAGATATGATAGAAATAATCCAAAACCTTATAGAAAAAGGATATGCTTATGAAGCAGAGGGAGATGTATACTTCAATGTAGAGAAATACAAAGATGGATATGGAGCTCTTTCTAAACAAAATGTAGATGATCTTAAAAGCGGTGCAAGAATAGAAGTTGCAGATATAAAAAAATCACCTGTGGATTTTGCTCTTTGGAAAGCTGCAAAAGAGGGAGAGCCAAGTTGGGAATCGCCTTGGGGAAAAGGGAGACCAGGATGGCATATAGAATGTTCAGCAATGTCTCATAGATATTTAGGAGACACTTTTGATATACATGGTGGAGGACAGGATTTAATATTCCCACATCATGAAAATGAAATAGCACAATCTAAATGTTCTTGTGGAGGAGAATTTGCAAGATACTGGATGCACAATGGATACATCAATATCAATGGAGAAAAAATGTCTAAGTCAGGAACATTTATGCTTCTTAGACAAGTATTGGATCAATTTGAAGGAAGAGTAATAAGATTATTCATACTTGGAGCTCATTACAGAAAACCTATGGATTTCTCTAACTATGAATTAAATCAAGCTAAGTCATCACTGGAAAGAATAGAAAATGCTTTATTAAGAGCTAAAGATGCACTGGCAGCAGATACAAAAGAGGATGGAGCAGACTGCGCTGAGCTGGCAGAAGTACTAAAATCTTCAAGTGAAAAATTTGTAACTGCTATGGATGATGACTTTAATACTGCACAAGGGCTTGGAGCTATATTTGAACTTATTAAAGAATTAAACAAAGCTCTTGAGGAAGATAAACTAAGTGCAAAAGGAAAAGAAACTGTAAAAGAAACTGTGGACTATGTAGTTAATATAATGCAGGAAGTTTTAGGAGTTATACTTAAACTTGATAATGAAGTTGGAAATCTAACTTCAGAGCTTGTTGAATTTATTCTTGAATTAAGAAGAGAAGCAAGAGCTGACAAGAACTGGGCTATGTCTGACAAAATCAGAGACAGATTGGCAGAGATAGGTATAAAAATCAAGGATGGAAAGGATACAACTACATGGAGCATGTAG
- a CDS encoding ribonuclease III domain-containing protein → MEHVDLKETSGVVLAYLGDAVWELCIRKYWISKGLNLQNLNKRVKECVNAKRQSVLYKEIVPLLEEKYQMLGNRAKNGNIKTFPKSCSVLEYKEATAFEALIAGFYVDGREDLIELAIKKCIEGEKR, encoded by the coding sequence ATGGAGCATGTAGATTTGAAGGAAACAAGTGGAGTAGTATTGGCATACCTTGGAGATGCTGTCTGGGAACTCTGTATAAGAAAATATTGGATAAGTAAAGGACTGAATCTCCAGAACCTCAATAAAAGAGTTAAGGAGTGTGTCAATGCCAAAAGACAGAGTGTATTATACAAGGAGATAGTTCCTCTATTAGAGGAAAAATATCAGATGCTGGGAAACAGGGCAAAAAATGGAAATATAAAGACATTTCCTAAATCATGCTCAGTTTTGGAATATAAAGAAGCAACAGCTTTTGAAGCACTTATAGCTGGATTTTATGTTGATGGAAGAGAAGATTTGATTGAATTAGCAATAAAAAAATGTATAGAGGGTGAAAAGCGATGA
- a CDS encoding rod shape-determining protein produces the protein MRLFPSFRLNRSIGIDLGTANTLVYSKKHKKIVLNEPSVVAVERESRKVLAVGNEAKEMLGKTPDTIVAVKPLSEGVIADYDITEAMIKYFIKKVFGSYNFIMPEIMICVPIDVTGVEKRAVLEAAISAGAKRAYLIEEARAAALGSGLDIAVPEGNMIIDIGGGSTDVAVISLGGTVVSKTIRTAGNNFDNDIIKYVKKTHNLLIGDKTAEEIKIRIGTALPLEEEEKMTIKGRDLIIGLPKTVEITSEEVREAINDSLMEVVDCVKYVLERTPPELAADIVDKGIVMAGGGSLIRNFPEMIAKYTNLNVKLAENPLESVVKGAGLALDQLNILRKIEKAER, from the coding sequence ATGAGATTATTCCCAAGTTTTAGATTGAATAGAAGTATAGGAATCGATTTAGGAACGGCAAATACACTGGTTTATAGTAAAAAACATAAGAAAATAGTTCTAAATGAACCATCAGTAGTGGCGGTAGAAAGAGAAAGTAGAAAAGTATTGGCAGTAGGAAATGAAGCCAAAGAAATGCTTGGAAAAACTCCAGATACAATTGTAGCTGTAAAACCACTTAGTGAGGGAGTTATAGCTGACTATGATATTACTGAAGCTATGATAAAATATTTTATTAAAAAGGTTTTTGGGTCATATAATTTTATTATGCCTGAAATTATGATATGTGTTCCTATTGATGTAACAGGGGTAGAAAAAAGAGCTGTATTGGAAGCTGCTATATCTGCTGGAGCAAAGAGAGCATATCTTATAGAAGAAGCAAGAGCAGCAGCTCTTGGATCAGGGCTTGATATAGCTGTGCCTGAAGGAAATATGATAATAGATATCGGAGGAGGGTCTACTGACGTAGCTGTCATCTCTCTGGGTGGAACAGTAGTAAGTAAAACTATAAGAACTGCTGGAAATAACTTTGATAATGATATCATTAAATATGTAAAGAAAACTCATAATCTTCTTATAGGAGATAAGACAGCTGAAGAAATAAAAATAAGAATAGGAACAGCATTGCCTTTAGAGGAAGAGGAAAAAATGACTATAAAAGGTAGAGACCTAATAATTGGACTTCCTAAAACAGTGGAGATAACTTCTGAAGAAGTAAGAGAAGCTATAAATGATTCTCTTATGGAAGTTGTAGATTGTGTAAAATATGTTCTTGAAAGAACTCCACCTGAACTTGCAGCTGATATAGTTGATAAGGGAATAGTTATGGCTGGAGGAGGTTCTCTTATTAGAAACTTCCCAGAAATGATAGCTAAATATACTAACCTAAATGTAAAATTAGCTGAAAATCCTCTTGAAAGTGTAGTAAAAGGGGCTGGACTGGCTCTTGATCAGTTAAATATCCTTAGAAAGATAGAGAAGGCTGAAAGATAA
- a CDS encoding ATPase yields MIKDIVSNEEVKTFFRNELKAEKKSGTYLFYGSDSEQLMEFALYFTKGLCCETLEGDFCDTCSVCRKIDKLIYSDLEVLDDSSGIKVDAVRELAYKSSSSSYEGGRKIFILKDIQKMKKEAGNSLLKLIEEPNEGSFFILLSSSLNILPTIKSRSILVKIKKRNAQELNVDDFTYSFYMGNSEDIKGFKDSELDLNKSEFYGNIGNFLKKYTETKELEYKTGIYKCIRDFIKGKYYISPQEKIFFVEEITRGTSDKEIYRKIIEYTIYVLGDMKGLEERLTLKGMLRYPINMKLVLLELFLKI; encoded by the coding sequence ATGATAAAAGATATCGTTTCTAATGAAGAGGTTAAAACTTTTTTTAGAAATGAACTTAAAGCAGAAAAAAAATCAGGAACATATCTTTTTTATGGAAGCGATTCAGAACAACTTATGGAGTTTGCTCTTTATTTTACCAAAGGACTATGTTGTGAAACTTTGGAAGGAGATTTTTGTGATACATGCAGTGTATGCAGAAAGATAGATAAGCTTATCTACAGTGATTTGGAAGTGCTTGATGATTCAAGTGGAATAAAAGTAGATGCTGTAAGAGAGCTTGCATATAAGTCTTCATCCAGTTCTTATGAAGGCGGAAGAAAGATATTCATACTGAAAGATATACAGAAAATGAAAAAAGAGGCAGGAAACTCTCTTTTAAAACTTATAGAGGAACCTAATGAAGGAAGTTTTTTTATTCTTCTCAGCAGTAGCTTAAATATACTTCCTACAATTAAATCAAGAAGTATATTGGTGAAGATAAAGAAGAGAAATGCACAAGAATTAAATGTAGATGACTTTACATATTCATTTTATATGGGAAACAGTGAAGATATTAAGGGATTTAAAGATTCTGAACTAGATTTAAATAAATCAGAATTTTATGGAAATATAGGGAATTTTCTTAAAAAATATACTGAAACTAAAGAATTGGAATATAAAACTGGAATATATAAGTGCATAAGGGATTTTATTAAAGGAAAATACTATATATCACCTCAGGAAAAGATATTTTTTGTAGAGGAGATAACGAGAGGAACTTCCGACAAAGAGATTTATCGAAAAATAATAGAGTATACTATCTATGTATTAGGAGATATGAAAGGTCTGGAAGAGAGACTTACTTTAAAAGGAATGTTAAGATATCCAATCAACATGAAGCTTGTGCTTTTGGAATTATTTTTAAAAATTTAA